From a region of the Suncus etruscus isolate mSunEtr1 chromosome 11, mSunEtr1.pri.cur, whole genome shotgun sequence genome:
- the WDR93 gene encoding LOW QUALITY PROTEIN: WD repeat-containing protein 93 (The sequence of the model RefSeq protein was modified relative to this genomic sequence to represent the inferred CDS: deleted 3 bases in 3 codons; substituted 1 base at 1 genomic stop codon): MSSPRETRDQKKMSRMTRKGALEVASLTSSMDEDEEYGFRDPDQEVDSLPQPYRFINKMVTLILDRAWEMIEKRDALHEAQRSRLRPTTYGPQAESKLSSKPTCMAVSQEYMFIGGANGFSIYNLLSGXQLYVWEKLKVEVTSIWTRGLGGETLLVLLDENGTVRLLYFCRDCLYLIKTINDTEEANKQTTCVKKQLSVGGDFAAFLLQGAGDLWLEVYRLPKEAWLKEVEHPQISVNSKKKAKHLQQRDMGPVCSDPIWQDSGISYKADIKLSPPVQIMKIKPPKNQSLRSIVLLVGTTLKSPLEVFARVEDNNSLGWGQNHYIKETQWEQEACHLQHSPTKASLSGEWGEEPPRHSYFSLLPLWEYDLTTFGCQEPPGPGPVLCHMPVSLPGVPCLLGLHWMGTHNFLFFSLNRTLKDKADPEGVWPFAAPITMSQLNQTCTYLMVACEDGVLTLWDVQEGIPLGVVALPEGCACQSLHYLKPYLEHKGRSLFPDPPPQWHMQCAVLCSDASLHLVSAQGTQDLSIRVLVDRPVKFLDEVICDVAPVGSLPGMMLLFFQNGLVQLLDVTITQTICAFAPLTPQHLTGPWCPMFIVSPQHPFFLIQGLGGALSQRGGHFPISPIPKPRVAPAFSFESWDPHSSPQ; this comes from the exons ATGTCTTCTCCCCGAGAAACTCGGGACCAGAAGAAGATGTCACGGATGACACGGAAGGGGGCCCTAGAGGTGGCATCCCTCACCTCATCCATGGATGAGGATGAGGAGTATGGCTTCCGAGATCCAGACCAGGAGGTGGATTCCCTGCCTCAGCCTTACCGCTTCATCAACAAGATGGTGACACTTATTTTGGACCGGGCGTGGGAAATGATTGAGAAAAGAGATGCGTTGCATGAGGCTCAACGCAGCCGGCTGCGACCCACCACCTATGGCCCCCAGGCCGAGAGCAAG CTCAGCAGCAAGCCCACCTGCATGGCTGTTTCCCAAGAGTACATGTTTATTGGTGGCGCCAACGGCTTCTCCATCTACAACCTGCTCAGCGGGTAACAGCTGTAT GTCTGGGAGAAGTTGAAGGTGGAGGTCACATCCATCTGGACCCGTGGACTTGGAGGC GAGACCCTCCTTGTGCTCCTGGATGAGAACG GCACTGTCAGGCTCCTCTACTTCTGCAGGGATTGTCTTTACCTCATCAAAACCATCAATGACACA GAAGAAGCCAACAAGCAAACAACCTGCGTCAAGAAGCAGCTCTCAGTCGGAGGGGACTTCGCTGCCTTCCTCCTGCAAG GGGCTGGCGACCTCTGGCTGGAGGTGTACAGATTGCCCAAGGAGGCTTGGCTCAAGGAGGTGGAGCACCCCCAGATCTCTGTGAATTCCAAGAAAAAGGCCAAACATCTACAACAG AGAGACATGGGACCAGTGTGTAGTGA TCCCATCTGGCAGGATTCAGGCATCTCCTACAAAGCAGACATCAAGCTGAGTCCCCCGGTGCAGATCATGAAGATCAAACCACCCAAAAACCAATCGTTAAGGTCG attgttCTCTTGGTAGGCACCACCCTGAAAAGCCCCCTGGAGGTCTTTGCCCGGGTTGAAGAC AACAACAGCCTGGGCTGGGGGCAGAACCACTACATCAAGGAGACCCAGTGGGAGCAGGAGGCCTGCCATCTTCAACACAGCCCTACAAAGGCTTCGCTGAGTGGGGAGTGGGGCGAGGAGCCGCCCAGG CACAGCTACTTTTCACTTCTTCCTCTATGGGAGTATGATCTCACCACCTTCGGATGCCAGGAGCCCCCCGG ACCAGGCCCAGTGCTCTGTCATATGCCCGTCTCCCTTCCAGGGGTACCTTGTCTCCTCGGCCTCCACTGGATGGGGACCCAtaacttcctcttcttctcacttAACCGGACTCTGAAGGATAAGGCAG ACCCCGAGGGCGTGTGGCCCTTCGCGGCGCCCATCACTATGTCACAGCTAAACCAGACCTGCACCTACCTGATGGTGGCCTGTGAGGATGGGGTGCTGACTTTGTGGGACGTGCAAGAAG ggATTCCCCTGGGGGTGGTGGCACTGCCTGAGGGCTGTGCGTGCCAGAGCCTCCACTACCTGAAGCCATATCTGGAGCACAAAGGCCGCAGCCTGTTCCCTGACCCCCCACCCCAGTGGCATATGCAGTGCGCAGTGCTGTGCTCAGACGCCTCCCTCCACCTAGTCTCGGCCCAGGGCACCCAGGACCTGTCCATCCGGGTCCTCGTGGACAG GCCTGTCAAATTCCTGGATGAAGTCATCTGTGATGTGGCTCCGGTCGGGAGCTTACCTGGCATG ATGCTGCTCTTCTTCCAGAACGGCCTAGTGCAGCTCCTGGACGTGACCATAACACAGACCATCTGTGCCTTCGCACCCCTGACACCCCAGCACTTGACCGGGCCCTGGTGCCCCATGTTCATTGTGTCTCCCCAGCATCCCTTCTTCTTGATCCAAGGTCTGGGAGGGGCTTTGAGCCAGAGAGGGGGGCATTTCCCCATCAGTCCCATTCCCAAGCCTAGGGTTGCCCCAGCCTTCTCCTTTGAGTCCTGGGACCCCCATAGCTCCCCCCAATGA